The genomic stretch CTGCCCATGGCAACAAGAAGTGCCAGGTGGTCATTTGAGACAAGCTCATTTCACAGGCACCCATGCTGGGGCCCAGCTGTGAGGCTCCTGGCAGGGAGCAGATCCCTTGCAGGAAGCAGATGCTGGTGAGAATTCCAGAAGGTACTGGGGACATCTGTTTTTTTTGCCACCAGCAGCCTTTACCCTTCTCTTGGCAATAATTTCCTGAAACTGTCCAGTTCGCCTCCTGGAGAATTTCCTCTCCCCCAATCTTAATCAAGCCCCACAGGCAGGATGTGACTCAGTCCTGGCCAATCAGTACCTGAAGCCTTCCCACTCCCCCATGCCTACTGATTGGCTCAGAGCTGGCACATGACCCAAGTTGATCCAATCAGAGTGAGCCCTGAGATTTTTGATTGAGTTGCTGGGAAGGGAACAAACTCAGGCCTGAGCCTTGAACTTAGGCAGCTGAGTGAGAAGCTGAGGCTGCAGCCCACACAGATAGGAGCAGAACTGAGCCAAGAGGAAGAGGAACCCTAAGTTCTGATGACATCGCTTGAGCCCGAGTCCAGCAATGCCTGAAGCTAGAACAATCTCTGGACTTTTAAATTATACAAGTCAGTAAATTTCTTCCTAGCTTGAGCTGGTTCCGGGTGGGTTTTCTGTGGTCTCTGAGTCATACTAGGAAACAGGAGAATACAGGGCTCCAGGTTCCAGTCTCCAAGGCCAACCAGGCCTCCATGAACAAAGACAGCTTGAAGAGGGAGGAGCACATATGTGTGGGGGATCGCTTCTCTGGTGTGGTTTCCAGGTTGAGAGGGTACAGAGGGAGGTGAATCAGCCTCAGAAGAGGCTGTGATGCTCCCTGTCCATCTCTCAGCAGGACTGCAGAGTACTGCTCCACTCATTCCCAgccaggggggaagggagggcccAGGGTCCTCTGAGCTGCCCCTCTTGCATCACCAGCCTGGAGCGCCCCTTTCCCTCATCTCTAACCCCAGTACTCTCTGGTCCTCTGATCTCCCAGGGACTCAGTGAACTTCCAGTGTTCCCAGCTGTGCCTCATAGCCAAACGGTCTCATTGAACTAACTCAATTGCTCTGGGAGGCTCCTGGATAAGAGGTGAGACCCGTCATCTTTATGCAGCCCGGTGCCTCTGAACTGTCGCTCTGCCCCAAGTTGTGCCTGAGAGGTGAGATCCCCTGTTTGGAGAAGTGCTGGGCTAAACGGTGTTAAAAAGTGTCTTCTTTCCAAGGAACTCACTGGGTTTTTAATACACCAAGGAGTCGCCAAGAATAAGGTTTAGCATGCAGCTCATCCCAAGTTTTTTTGACCtggatttttttcacagaaagcctattaacatattgaaggacAATCATGTCCAGAAAAAGCTGATCTTGCACAACAAGGACCATCACCAGGGCTCAGGGAATATTTGCTGAACTAAGCAGACTTTGGGAAAGGATTCTTGGGAAGCGGTTCCACAGCCTGGCTCTCAGAGGCCTGCATGAGCCTCACACAGGCTCCCTCGGCTGCAGGTGGTCAGGTGGTCGGAGGCCCTGTGCTCATGGAAGTGCCCTTTGTCAACACAGCCCAGGAGGCGACTGCTATCAGTAAGTAGGTTGAGGGACAGCAAAGGGTGGAAACTGGTACAAACCTTTCTAGAAAGCATTTGACCCTATATATCAAGATTCACAAAATATGTACGTACTTTTCTGACATAGAAACTCAGCTTCAATGCCATTCTGTATCCTAGGAAAACTTCTACCCCTTCTCACATAGTTATTCTCTGGGTCCTTTTTGCCAGTCTCCCTCCAATGTCCCAAGTCTGACTCTTGTGGTTTCCACTGGAGCCCGGGGCTGTGACCTGCTGGATAGAGATGCTGGGCAGTCACCTAGCCTTGAAGGGGCTGAGGAAGGGTGGGTTCCAGTCGCAGGGGGAAGTGACAGTGGCTTCTACAATTCTGACCCCCTCTGTCAACACTGTCCCTGGTGAGCTGCTCTACTAGTCAGCCTCGCAGTGAGCATCTCTCCCCAGGAGAAGCTCATTCCTTTCCTTGGAGACAGTGTGGTCTGAacccattttaaagaaagaatattaactgATCTTGGCACCAAATGTGTCCCAGTATTAGGTGGGTGGGCTTTCTGTTATTTTCCTGCTCTGCTCGGGGCACCTGCCAAAATCACCAACAGTGACTTgacttttttttggtctgtgttgTGTCTTCCTCGCTGcgcgcgtgctttctctagttgcggcgagcaggggctactcttcgttgtcgCCAAGAATAAGGTTTAGCATGCAGCTCATCCCAAGTTTTTTTGACCtggatttttttcacagaaagcctattaacatattgaaggacAATCATGTCCAGAAAAAGCTGATCTTGCACAACAAGGACCATCACCAGGGCTCAGGGAATATTTGCTGAACTAAGCAGACTTTGGGAAAGGATTCTTGGGAAGCGGTTCCACAGCCTGGCTCTCAGAGGCCTGCATGAGCCTCACACAGGCTCCCTCGGCTGCAGGTGGTCAGGTGGTCGGAGGCCCTGTGCTCATGGAAGTGCCCTTTGTCAACACAGCCCAGGAGGCGACTGCTATCAGTAAGTAGGTTGAGGGACAGCAAAGGGTGGAAACTGGTACAAACCTTTCTAGAAAGCATTTGACCCTATATATCAAGATTCACAAAATATGTACGTACTTTTCTGACATAGAAACTCAGCTTCAATGCCATTCTGTATCCTAGGAAAACTTCTACCCCTTCTCACATAGTTATTCTCTGGGTCCTTTTTGCCAGTCTCCCTCCAATGTCCCAAGTCTGACTCTTGTGGTTTCCACTGGAGCCCGGGGCTGTGACCTGCTGGATAGAGATGCTGGGCAGTCACCTAGCCTTGAAGGGGCTGAGGAAGGGTGGGTTCCAGTCGCAGGGGGAAGTGACAGTGGCTTCTACAATTCTGACCCCCTCTGTCAACACTGTCCCTGGTGAGCTGCTCTACTAGTCAGCCTCGCAGTGAGCATCTCTCCCCAGGAGAAGCTCATTCCTTTCCTTGGAGACAGTGTGGTCTGAacccattttaaagaaagaatattaactgATCTTGGCACCAAATGTGTCCCAGTATTAGGTGGGTGGGCTTTCTGTTATTTTCCTGCTCTGCTCGGGGCACCTGCCAAAATCACCAACAGTGACTTgacttttttttggtctgtgttgTGTCTTCCTCGCTGcgcgcgtgctttctctagttgcggcgagcaggggctactcttcgttgtggtgcgcaggcttctcattgcggtggcttctcttgttgcagagcacgggccttAGAGCgagcgggcttcaggagttgtggcacgtgggctttagtagttgtggctcgcgggctctagagcgcagactcggtagttgtggcacacgggtttagttgctctgcggcatgtaggatcttcctggaccagggatggaatccatgtcccctgcatcggcgggaggattcttaaccactgcgccacccgggaagtcccttgACTTTTGAATGGTAGTCTCTCGTTATGCAATGACATTTTTCAGTGGGCACTCCCAGTGGCTACTTGACtccctgggaggcagaggaggtgttTGTGGACAGAGGAAAGGTTTTCCTCTGCAAATGATTGTGTGCCTCCTTCAAAATGCCACCAAATCCAACTGAGCTCCCAGAATTCTGTGCCATAATGATATCATTTGAGCCTGGAAACGCTTGAGGATCACTATGGTCATAAAACCATTTCAATATCATAAAACGTCTACTTTTAAGTAAATGTGAACCCTCAAAGAAAAACCTTAGCCTAGTTCTACCAGATGCATTATAGATCGTTGCTGAATACAAGccaattaaaaaagtaataatcagTAGACAATCTGCCAGAAGAGATAATGTGGATTACAATTCTGGCCAAGGGTTGGGCCCCAAGTAACCAATACGTATGACCAACAATGTACCATGAAAGAAAACCAATGACATAATACAGCTTCTGTAATAACACAAAACAGTGAAATGAAATTCCAGTTCTGTAAATAGGTAGACCAATCATGTACGGCTTGATTATACAGGGGTGTCCTGTGCAGCATTCAGAGAGCGTACTGTATAGCTCAAAATACACACTTTAGCCCAACacaaaagtaataattataatatatatgaaacattCAAGTGACAATAATCTTGCTTATCCTCTTGTAATTGAGAGGAGTTGTTTGGGGGATGACTTGAATAAACCAAGTCACTTATGAAGTCATTCTAAGAAATTTGagtaaatgcctttttttttttttttttttactttgaatacATTTCCTTCAATAAGTGCAACAATTTAAAAGCATTCCACggtgggggacttccttggtggcgcagtggttaagaatctgcctgccaatgcaggggacacgggtttgatccctggtccgggaagatcccacatgccgcagagcaactaagcccatgcaccacaacaactgaagcctgtgcacctagagcccaagctccgcaacaagagaaaccaccacaatgagaagcacacgcatcgcaacgaagagtagcctctactcgccgcaactagagagagcccgcgtgcagcaacgaagacccaacacagccaaaaataaataaaataaaataaattgatttaaaaaagaaataaaagcattccatgggggacttccctggtggtccagtggttaagactctgcgctcccaacgcagggggcctgggttcaatccctggttgggaactaagatcccgcatgccacacagagcagccaaaataaataaataaaattaaaaaaaaaaaaaagcattccatGGAACGAAAGGCTGTCTCTGAGTTCAGGGCTGGCTGGTCAATATGCATTTGATGCTACTGCTGCCAGGGATGTTTGTGTGcgtgtctgtttcttttctttaaaaaaaacttttaaaatttatttatttaattcatttggatgtgctgggtcttagttgcggcatgcgtgatcttcactgctgcatgcaggatctagttccctgaccagggattgaacccaggcccccgacGTTGGGAGCACAGAAAACCACTGGgaaaccagggaagtccctgcatgtgTGTTTCTAACCCTCTGAAAGGCATAATTTTAAACTAAGGGCTTTATCAGAGATCTCTGAATGCTCTTTGTTTACAGTAATCTTTGTGTCTCAGCAATTTTTTTCACGGTGCAACTAGGTCAAAACAAATAACTAACAATTCTATTTATTAAGTAGTTAGGTCCAAACAACTTATTAAGTATTTATGTCCTAATTTAGTAGCTGTCgtattattttggaaaaagaaaagccacatagattgagagaaaaaatatttttctttcatttatcatcACAGTGACTTACTAATGGAGTGTGTGCGCCTGTTGGGCTCTGCACAGCTTCTCAAACCTGGAAACAGATTGGACACCACTCCCCTCATTTCCTGTTCACGCTGATTTTGAGCAGTGTATGACACATGTCCCATATCActgcatttcctttaaaaactgaaagatcCTATGGCACCCCTGTGAACTTGCTGCAGTGCCCTGGGGTGCCTCGGTGTATGGTTTGGGAACCAAATGTATCTACCAGATTTCTGCTTCTCAGTCCACTGTATTGCATCCCTCAGTTTATTCAAAGTTATAGTTGAAGCTGCTCAGTTTCAGACcaaataaaaacaccaaaaagaaCTGCTAAGCCATTTAACGTTTTCACTTTGAGGACCATTTTAACAGTGCATTTTGAATGCTGCAAAACAATTACCAGGTCACTAgcaagaaattctaaaaataaactcGACAATACCCAGGAATTGGTGAGCAGATGCACATCCTGGGGCTCTCTGGTTGTGATGTGAAGGATAAATCAAAAGGCGAGGCCATGCCATCAGCTGGACTGGCCCCAGATGGTTATAGGAAGTGCGGCCGGGGTGGTAGGGATGGAGGACACTATAGGGGAGATGGTTATGAAGCTAAGTGAATAGGCCTCCGTCTACTGGACTGCTGGGCAGCCGACCCTCCCCACTAACCTCTAGGAAGTTCTCATCTTTCCCCCACACCTGGGCAGATGTTTCTATCTAGCCTTTCCATCCAGGCCTGAGGGGTGGAGGAAAGCGAGGACATCAGCACTGGGCCTCTTtgccctgcttcctcctctccatccttcgCAGGGTGGAAGGGGAGGCTGTCACTCCTCCCACAAGGCAGGGCGCCTTCCCTGTCATACCGAGTCCTTTGTAGTATCAAGTGTGACACATCTGGTTCTTACTTTGTTGATGACAGGTTaagggatttaaaaaatcttttcctttgaGTAAATCCTGGCTTTCCAGACTGTTGGCTTGCTGGGGACACATCAATCCTGTTTTGGGGTCAAAAGCTGAATGCTGACTTCTTTCCGTTTCTTCACCTCCTCATTTCAGACATGCTGCCCTTGCACTGTCCTGTTTTCTTCAGAGCACTGATTACTATCTGAAATTAActgctttctgtctcctctcATTAGAATCTAATGGTAGAGACTTCACTCATCTTGTCCAACAAGTGTCTCCACCACTTataacagtgtctggtacataaaaagtgctcaataaatatgcatGCAGTGAATGTATAATGTTTAAAGAATTTGCacaagtgggaattccctggtggtccagtggctgggactccgagcttccactgtaCCCGGGGGcatggttttgatccctggttggggaactaagatcctgcaagctgcgaggtgcggccaaaaaaaaaaagaagaagaattttgCACAAGCATTTTCTCAATATacaatagctaaaaaaaaaaaatcccaaatccaCCAACAAACATTTTAGGGACAAGGCAGctggaagaaaatgaagagcCTGCAAAGGGGCAAGGAGCAGACACTCAGCAAAGGGGCTCCCAGAGTCCCAGCAGATAAAGAAGGACTGGACGGGGGCAGTGGCTCAGTGGAGTTCACTGATGCCTCAAAGGAGAGGAAGCCACAGGCCAGAGCCAGAAAGCCGTGGGTTGAGGAGTCAATGAGAGGTAGGGGGTGCAAAGAGTGAGTGGAGACAATTCCGAGAAGTTTGAATctgtagagaaagaaaaggagggagcagGAGATGAAGGCCATGCGGAATTGAAGGCAAGCCTTatttataaaagttaattttttttttagggcaaCTTGAACATATTTTGTAGGCTGAGAGTTGAAGGATCCAGAGAAGAGAGGGCTTTCCTGATTTTTCTGAACTGCATGTAATCTCTTCTTCCTTTAAATGCCCACCTTGTCCTTCTCTTACGGCAGGCACTTATAATTGCTCAACTAGGGACAAAGCTCAGGAAAGGCAGGCCTGTGCCTCACACGACATCTTACTGATACACAGAACAGGCCTGTAAGTGTGGCCTGAATGTGGCTAGATCCTCTTTGGTAGACTGTGATTCCTCCACCCACTCACGCCTAACCAGGGCCAGACTCGGTGCTTCCGCATGTGTTCCATCACAGAAGTCACTCAGCACACTGGCCAGTAACACAGATGGGAAGATGGACGAGACTGTTTACTCACATCACACAGGAAACCTTAACCAAAACTCTCTAAATAGAGATCTATGTTTGACAGATTCTCTAAGTTCTCCCAAGTCTTTCTCAAAGGCCATGCTGCCTGGGATTCTTCTGTGTTCTTCTCTGAAGACCCTAAAATTCCTCTTGATTGCCCTGAGCAACTGACAGCTTCCCCTCACTGGCACAGGTCAGAACTCGGACCATCCTTTGTTCCTTAAGCATGATTGGAGAGCTCAGTTTATCTTATGGCCACCAGTGTACACAGGTATGTCTCTAATATTCACTAAATGCCTCTACCAGTATTTCAAAATATGGTCCACAGAACACCTGTAGCAGAATCACTTGGGGTGCTTCCATAGGCAGATTTCTGGGACCCACACATACTGACTCAGAATCTCTGGGTGTGGGCAGGTGCCATAAATGTTTGAGAACCAGTGGCTGTACACCGTGCCAGGCCTTCCCTGGGATGTCCTTTCTCCATCAGAATGTGTCCAGGCCCCTGACAGCCTTCCCTGATGGGACTCTGGGGAGAAGATACAGtccaggaaaagggaaggagacaggTTCACTCTGAGAAAAGACATGGCAGttttggaaagcaaaagaaaaacttgattcacttttaccttttttttttttttaatccaacctttggtatttaaaaattagcttttgAAGATAACAGATCTAATGTGAAGAATGGAGTCATCACTGAAAGATGGCGATAGTATACTAAAAATGTActgcttctcctccccacccacatATGCAAACAGGCCATTTGCGGTAACAGATGGAAGGAGAGCAGGAATCTAGGAGCAGGGGCTACACCAAGGAGAGCCCATCTCTCGTTGTAGTTTCCCTCCTCTGGCCTCAGACCTTACTACTGGAGGAACCAGATAACTTTTAATTGTTGGTATTTTATAAAGGACAGTGAAGGCTACTGGTAGCTCAGAGGGAAGTTCCTGAAAGAGAGCCCTTTTTAGTTTTCTCTCTATTGTCAGACTTGGAAGCACTGCAGATATAACTACTTCTCTGCCACATGGCCTTCCTCTGACCACTGGTTTTAAGGCCTCTCAGCATCCCACCCCATCCTGGATGCCTTCCCATTGTTCTCCAGTTGAGTTTAGGgagatattttcttcattttgtaacCTTCTAGTTTCTCATTTAGGAATAAGAGTCCTTAGTCTACCAACTTAGAACTCCTAACCTTTCTGGAAACCTCTTGAACAAATGCACAttataaaagaagggaaaaagttaaaaacagtacAAACAAGCAGAGGGTACATGTATGTTGTGGAAGAGAACCACGAAATATCACAtctaaaagacaaatatcaaggTCATGGGTCTTGTTCAGGTATGTTGTACCTTCTTGGAAAGCAGCAACTGAAGCACTCAGGAACCACAAGATCTATCAGTCGATCTCTGGAGTAAAATATAGCTGTGATCCTACGGTCTGCTCTGTTAAATGTCTTTCTTCCCATCATGGAGCCAGGTTCACATTCCAAAAAAAGGAGAGATGAAAGCAATGCCATGCTAAAGACATaggaatattttaattcatatgtTTTAATTCACTATGTAACAATAATATCACAGTCTATTTTACAAGTTAAATGTATGAGAATGTATGAAATAGAAATGGTAGGAAAAAACTAAACGTGGGTCAGGAACTTGAATTTTTCCAAAACCAGGGGCCAAAGGAAGATGTGTTGCCTGCAGGGCCcaagaaggaggcagggagggtgaTGGAAACAGCTTGTATGTGTTTGTCCCCCTGTCCACTCCAAGAAGGAGTTGAGGCATGCCCTCTGCTCTGGTCTGGGATTGGGAGTTTAATCTGGTCAGTTGAAGATGGTGGCTTGAGAGAAAAAAGCCATCTGGTTACCTACACAGAGCTGGTCCCCTGGTGGCCGCAGGTGGGTTTTGCCATAGAGGGAATTAGGGGTGGAAGtgtcaaaaatcaaatgtatagaggaaaaaagtaaacagtttcctccttccccctaaaaaaatgaattcttgaAATGCACACATATTCTTCTCTCAAACGTAGAAAAGTCTCACTCTGGATGTGCTTACAAGAAGATCGTCGTCAAAAAACTTTGTCTCTATGATAACATTTCCACTATAAGTAAGAAGAGAGGGCGAAAGAGTGAGCGTGTTAGACAACAGATCTCATTTCCACAGAGTGGTTTCAATCTGGGTCTGCTGGGCCTGTGGACATGCACTCACCTATAACCTTGGCTTGGGGATATTAAAATCTGTGTCCATATGGGGTTAGATGTCTAACAGGACATTTAACTTATGTGACTAGGTAGGTCTTCTTCAAGTTCAGACATCATAAGAGGGAGCATGTCTTAATCCACCGTGTACCTAAGGCCCTTAGAGTGCTTTGCACACAGGGGTGCCTATAAATATGACTGACTTTCTGATTCACATGGAAACCTGGGGACGTATCTTTTCCTATAAAACTTACTCTGGTGGACAGCTGTGGGTTGGCCTGTCCTGCATCTATTCTCCTCACTTTGAGTAACAGCACTCTGTTCTTCTCTTGGGGAACCACCCTATCTCCAGTCCATGGGTCAACCAAGCGGCCCCGCCCTCGCCTGGCAAAGCGGTGGGCACAGGATGTAATTTGGGCCAGTCAGACTCTCTCCCCTGAGCAAGATCCTTCCCACAGCTGCTCCTTGAGGAAACCATCCACAGTTCCTGCCACCTGCATTTTTCGAGTTTCTCAGGTCTCAGCCCTACCCTTTCAACGCTGTCCTGTAAGCCACAGTCAGTTTCTATGGCTTATGGCTTAAGAACCCCAAACAATACACCTGTATTGTATACAGTgtgcaatttcatttttcttggtggTTATCTCAGTGTTTCCAAATCAAACTACTCTTGTACTGAGTTAAAGGCAACAGTGGTACTACTTTGGGGCTCTAAAAAGTAAGACATAACTTAAATAACCTAAATATGTTATCACAGACTTAGTGGTGTTAATACCTGAAAGAAATCAGGCCTGGCCAAGAATAAGTCAAATAATGgttaataaaatctaaaaaatgcCCTTCTACATATGACACTGTACTTTCCCAGGGTAATTAATATCCAGCAGATATCTTCTTGCTAGTAATTAATTACAAAATAGGTAAATAAGGAACTCAAGATCTGACTGGTTGatggaatataaaaatacctactattatacaaattaaaaatcta from Physeter macrocephalus isolate SW-GA chromosome 2, ASM283717v5, whole genome shotgun sequence encodes the following:
- the PDE6D gene encoding retinal rod rhodopsin-sensitive cGMP 3',5'-cyclic phosphodiesterase subunit delta isoform X3: MSTKDERAREILRGFKLNWMNLRDAETGKILWQGTEDLSVPGVEHEARVPKKILKCKAVSRELNFSSAEQMEKFRLEQKVYFKGQCLEEWFFEFGFVIPNSTNTWQSLIEAAPESQMMPASVLTMALLSSLLFLECEPGSMMGRKTFNRADRRITAIFYSRDRLIDLVVPECFSCCFPRRFKLLGIVSTHSLHPLPLIDSSTHGFLALACGFLSFEASVNSTEPLPPSSPSLSAGTLGAPLLSVCSLPLCRLFIFFQLPCP
- the PDE6D gene encoding retinal rod rhodopsin-sensitive cGMP 3',5'-cyclic phosphodiesterase subunit delta isoform X2, whose protein sequence is MGKSLKGSLVLSELTAVGGTGETLQKRNWMNLRDAETGKILWQGTEDLSVPGVEHEARVPKKILKCKAVSRELNFSSAEQMEKFRLEQKVYFKGQCLEEWFFEFGFVIPNSTNTWQSLIEAAPESQMMPASVLTMALLSSLLFLECEPGSMMGRKTFNRADRRITAIFYSRDRLIDLVVPECFSCCFPRRFKLLGIVSTHSLHPLPLIDSSTHGFLALACGFLSFEASVNSTEPLPPSSPSLSAGTLGAPLLSVCSLPLCRLFIFFQLPCP